A genomic region of Mycolicibacterium poriferae contains the following coding sequences:
- a CDS encoding enoyl-CoA hydratase/isomerase family protein, producing the protein MTAHLLSGDSLPAVQGLSFAQDGPVLTVRLDSPEGNLMTMDMCDALVEVLSAPPDSAHIMLITGAGDQFCMGRERTAATPEDLPAEVRRLVAVNEALTATRLVTVARVHGDAAGFGVGLAALCDVALATRAAQLGFPEVRIDLAPALVLAWLPRMVGRRAAFWLTASGAQVGGAEAVRIGLLNDVVDDSDALDTAVERTIAMLSAGQPRVHTEIKAMLNSVESLSQQQSYELASDRLVLGSLRRRHTAAP; encoded by the coding sequence ATGACCGCGCATCTGTTGAGCGGTGACTCGCTCCCCGCTGTGCAGGGCCTCTCGTTCGCACAGGACGGCCCGGTACTGACCGTCCGGCTGGACAGTCCCGAGGGAAACCTGATGACCATGGACATGTGCGACGCACTGGTCGAGGTGCTCTCCGCTCCCCCGGATTCCGCACACATCATGCTCATCACAGGCGCCGGAGACCAATTCTGCATGGGTAGGGAGCGCACCGCCGCCACTCCCGAAGACCTGCCCGCAGAAGTTCGCCGACTTGTCGCTGTCAACGAAGCGCTGACGGCGACACGTCTGGTCACCGTGGCGAGAGTGCACGGGGACGCGGCCGGCTTCGGTGTCGGGCTCGCCGCTTTGTGCGACGTGGCACTGGCCACCCGGGCAGCACAGCTCGGCTTTCCCGAGGTCCGCATCGATCTGGCGCCGGCGCTGGTGTTGGCGTGGCTACCGCGAATGGTCGGCAGACGCGCGGCCTTCTGGCTGACTGCCAGTGGGGCTCAGGTCGGCGGAGCAGAAGCTGTTCGAATCGGACTGCTCAACGACGTCGTCGACGATTCAGATGCACTCGACACTGCGGTCGAGCGGACGATCGCGATGTTGTCGGCCGGACAACCTCGGGTCCATACCGAGATCAAAGCCATGCTCAACTCCGTCGAGTCGCTCTCGCAACAACAGTCCTACGAGCTGGCCAGCGACCGGCTGGTACTGGGGTCACTCCGCCGCCGGCACACGGCCGCCCCCTGA